In Gimesia benthica, a single window of DNA contains:
- a CDS encoding PD-(D/E)XK nuclease family protein gives MQPEVQILTGTAGSGKTDHLLDEYRRALQAGLERQRPGATLWLSPTIRSRRQVLDRLPGPQLPICFAPNVYTFEAFAETILKSLDEPVQTLPEISKRYLLRSIVDDLIAAGQIHYFSSIAGSSGFLDLISSFISELKREEIWPEEFSTACDRIGFDSEQKDRELAQIYNRYQIALHEMRRYDSEGRFWSARTALQDGMWGPFGEFDLIVLDGFADFTHTQYEILEVLATRTEKLCISLPLEQESRRGDLFAKSVTARRILEERLPGRISVVSFDQPEAGNARNQISQQLFANPREIVPFQESGQLKVLAVAGQRNELEVLAGEIKGLLRKGVLPEEITLAFRSTVEYGDLIDETLKAAGIPYFVGQEQAFSRFPIVRTIFAFLQLEIENWSFDSLMSVLDSSYFAPQWPEYQEGAAVRALSRVLRQLKIDSGKVDLIHALENESRKAAELSARFPDRPERKAAARELNTALKLAQRLHRETQRLEGRELFVTWIEILISIANEFGLPATWADADPEHDPLAKRDKQVWERFQQLLFHAVAEVERIEQFHQKEAQPLDLSGFRSLLLDLLEQQTISLQPEETGRVKVLDASQLRNLNIPYLLVGGLSEASFPRGHREDCLYGEKDRGELNQQGLSLKLHANQQQEEMLLFYEVMTRFTRKLILSYPAISATGQPLFPSPYLTTLIDLFDPQTLQVQQAGELNPLPRPEQTLSRRDLRVLAIDQLKHNRPGVFLNAVQDPELQATIRNILAATEMAVARFEQPGFTEFEGILSSPASRRAIHARFPTEYEFSTTQLELYLACPYQFFAQSVLGIEVPEPPELRTNYLERGIHVHSILTRLIEQLQEQGGRDQLYSAEQVEQLFHELLEQRISENFVGTRLQQVLTRIEKQILEDWGCFFAEQSESYARLFEELWDRVPAVVGREVPFGEVPGEPDPNQRRYQYLTLGEGARETRIRGQIDRIDVGSIKGQKYFNIIDYKTGRSVPSAKEIRSGKKLQLALYLIAARRLEMIDADAEPFHLGYWKIQETGFVMPLHSYRRKQIDPLSGEDLELLETTLDGLVPHLADLIRQGIFPVQVDPGVAHLDPAFQSVCRISQVESYRESLGKEIDLLHVPGPDDESNSTEEA, from the coding sequence ATGCAACCCGAAGTACAAATCCTGACAGGAACCGCTGGTTCCGGCAAAACAGACCATTTGCTGGATGAGTACCGGCGTGCACTGCAGGCAGGGCTGGAACGTCAGCGTCCCGGGGCCACGCTCTGGCTTTCCCCCACAATACGTTCCCGTCGGCAGGTTCTTGACCGTCTGCCGGGACCACAACTCCCCATCTGTTTTGCTCCGAATGTTTATACGTTTGAGGCTTTTGCCGAGACCATACTGAAGTCGCTGGACGAACCGGTACAGACGCTGCCCGAGATTTCCAAACGGTATCTGTTGCGGAGCATCGTGGATGACCTGATCGCCGCTGGGCAGATTCATTATTTCAGTTCGATTGCGGGTTCATCCGGATTTCTGGATCTGATTTCGAGTTTTATTTCAGAACTGAAGCGGGAGGAAATCTGGCCGGAGGAATTCTCGACTGCCTGTGACCGCATCGGTTTCGATTCCGAGCAGAAAGACCGGGAACTCGCCCAGATTTACAACCGATACCAGATCGCGTTACACGAAATGCGGCGTTACGATTCGGAAGGGCGTTTCTGGTCCGCGCGCACCGCGTTGCAGGACGGAATGTGGGGCCCGTTTGGCGAATTCGATCTGATTGTCCTGGACGGCTTTGCCGATTTCACGCACACGCAGTATGAAATTCTGGAGGTGCTGGCGACACGCACGGAAAAGCTCTGTATTTCGCTTCCGCTCGAACAGGAATCGCGGCGAGGCGACCTGTTCGCCAAATCGGTGACCGCCCGTCGGATTCTGGAAGAACGTTTGCCGGGCCGGATCAGTGTCGTCTCTTTTGACCAGCCCGAAGCAGGAAACGCCCGGAATCAGATCAGTCAGCAACTGTTTGCAAATCCGCGAGAGATCGTTCCCTTTCAGGAATCGGGGCAACTCAAAGTGCTCGCGGTCGCCGGTCAGCGAAATGAACTGGAGGTGCTGGCCGGGGAAATCAAAGGGTTATTGAGAAAGGGAGTGTTACCAGAGGAGATCACGCTCGCGTTCCGCTCCACAGTGGAATATGGTGACCTGATCGACGAAACCCTGAAAGCGGCAGGAATCCCCTATTTTGTGGGACAAGAGCAGGCGTTCTCCCGTTTTCCCATCGTGCGGACGATCTTTGCCTTCCTGCAACTCGAAATTGAAAACTGGTCGTTTGACAGCCTGATGTCAGTCCTGGATTCGAGTTACTTTGCTCCTCAATGGCCCGAGTATCAGGAGGGAGCCGCGGTTCGTGCGTTGTCCCGCGTGCTGAGGCAGCTCAAAATTGACTCTGGTAAAGTGGATTTGATCCATGCTCTGGAAAACGAAAGTCGCAAAGCGGCGGAGCTCAGTGCCCGTTTTCCTGACCGTCCCGAGCGAAAGGCTGCCGCCCGCGAATTGAATACCGCTTTGAAGCTGGCGCAACGACTTCACCGGGAAACCCAGCGGCTGGAAGGTCGGGAACTGTTTGTCACCTGGATTGAAATTCTGATTTCCATCGCTAATGAATTTGGTCTGCCAGCAACCTGGGCCGACGCGGATCCGGAGCATGATCCACTGGCAAAACGTGACAAGCAGGTCTGGGAACGATTTCAGCAGTTACTGTTTCATGCGGTTGCTGAGGTCGAACGGATTGAACAGTTCCATCAGAAAGAAGCTCAGCCCCTGGACCTGTCCGGATTTCGCAGTCTGCTGCTTGACCTGCTCGAACAACAGACGATCTCTCTACAGCCGGAGGAAACGGGCCGGGTTAAAGTACTCGATGCATCGCAGCTGAGAAACTTAAACATCCCCTATCTTCTGGTAGGCGGCTTGAGCGAAGCCAGTTTCCCGCGGGGACATCGCGAAGACTGCCTGTACGGTGAAAAAGACCGGGGTGAATTGAACCAGCAGGGGCTTTCACTCAAACTGCATGCGAACCAGCAGCAGGAAGAAATGCTGCTCTTCTACGAGGTAATGACACGGTTCACCCGGAAGCTGATTCTCAGTTATCCGGCAATCAGTGCCACGGGGCAACCGCTGTTTCCCAGTCCCTATCTGACCACTCTGATTGATCTGTTTGATCCTCAAACTCTGCAGGTACAACAGGCGGGGGAACTCAACCCGCTACCACGTCCTGAGCAGACACTCTCCCGTCGCGATTTGAGAGTGCTGGCCATTGATCAGCTGAAACACAACCGGCCGGGGGTCTTTCTGAATGCCGTCCAGGATCCGGAATTACAGGCAACGATCAGGAATATTCTCGCGGCTACCGAAATGGCGGTAGCACGCTTTGAACAGCCTGGCTTTACGGAATTTGAAGGCATACTGTCATCCCCCGCCAGTCGACGGGCCATTCATGCACGTTTCCCCACGGAATATGAATTCAGCACCACCCAGCTCGAACTGTACCTGGCCTGTCCTTATCAGTTCTTTGCTCAGAGTGTGCTGGGCATTGAAGTCCCCGAGCCGCCTGAGTTGCGGACCAACTACCTGGAACGCGGGATCCACGTACACAGCATTCTGACCAGGCTGATTGAGCAGCTGCAGGAGCAGGGGGGGCGCGACCAGTTGTACTCGGCCGAGCAGGTTGAGCAACTATTCCATGAACTGCTGGAGCAGCGGATCTCCGAGAATTTTGTGGGAACTCGGCTGCAGCAGGTGTTAACCAGAATCGAGAAACAGATCCTGGAAGACTGGGGCTGCTTTTTCGCCGAGCAGTCTGAGTCCTATGCCCGTCTGTTTGAAGAACTCTGGGATCGTGTTCCGGCCGTGGTCGGCAGGGAGGTGCCCTTTGGTGAGGTACCCGGAGAACCCGATCCTAATCAAAGGCGATATCAATACCTGACGCTCGGCGAAGGCGCGAGAGAAACCCGCATACGTGGTCAGATCGACCGGATCGATGTGGGCAGTATCAAGGGACAGAAATACTTCAACATCATCGATTACAAAACGGGGCGGTCGGTACCCTCAGCGAAGGAGATTCGCTCCGGAAAAAAACTGCAGCTGGCCTTGTATCTCATCGCAGCACGGCGGCTGGAAATGATCGACGCAGATGCCGAACCGTTCCACCTGGGATACTGGAAAATTCAGGAGACCGGATTCGTGATGCCCCTGCATTCGTATCGTAGAAAGCAGATCGACCCTCTGTCTGGCGAAGACCTGGAGTTGCTGGAAACCACCCTGGATGGTCTGGTTCCACATCTGGCAGACCTGATTCGGCAGGGGATCTTTCCTGTGCAGGTTGATCCCGGGGTGGCGCACCTGGATCCGGCGTTTCAGTCAGTTTGTCGGATATCGCAGGTGGAAAGCTATCGTGAGAGTCTCGGTAAGGAGATTGACCTGCTTCACGTCCCGGGCCCCGATGACGAGTCCAATTCAACAGAGGAAGCCTGA
- a CDS encoding VWA domain-containing protein — protein sequence MSRSRFGITMFVWAAAAMLLCTPQGYAENSVPEISNIGQILSYRNTAGEQYYALRFKADRLPASSHAGEQIAVLFDTSASQVGEHRVQALDVLKAFLTELPNDATVAIYAADVQCTPFVSEFVRPQSREAKLAVESLATRAPLGATNLGQALKTAFQGLQNAQPRSIVYIGDGMSSARLISLPEMAQLTQQFASNHIPVHSYGVGPRKDLQMLDTLAVYTGGIVLTDLAEGKQDLPTIVGKELAQAVQAPVFYPESIRVSDKQLHLNTTRALPVRSDRETIYLARGEMNGKLTVELSNRQLEGIWKFNVPASQAVNSFLAVPWVNYQSGQELGVAYAGQRMMNLARTSHEEHMAQLEFAGTQAIRSGNMEQAARLGNMLQQFDPGNSRADSLLKLSQKFQNDQLAQADTKQPAGNAPAPATQKADPQPPIDDAISKVEQLRQIKGAQMKIEVSNAIEEARQISTDNPDGALGVLKRSLNFLKSTSDIDIDLRQQLERRLNNMMVDVRSQMEVAETRRIRQQQQIAQLEQQKRLVDQVLLEDEKLEQLIDRVRSLIQDGKHGNSDAYEEAEAVSRVAVNMEPGNGPATAALFTSEAAGQLDKVFRMRSLRADRFLETLYQVELSHVPFPDEPPIRWPSAPVWTSLTERRKKWAAVDLHQNSPAEQRIFEELQKETEANFPDIPLSEVMTYFSELHNITILINSNDLGEDGLTVDEPVNVSLSGIKLKSALNIILKPIGLTYVIEDEVMKITTSAKAEEIYSTRVYPVADLVISVSTQQSSVGSSQGGFGGQQGGLGGGQGGLGGGGGFGGGGQGGFGGGGGGGQGFFNVAPEMLMMNSAPPQKAKAKAAPQGKAAAQKPEIKPIQDGEMKAILDGILGETETNSKPAQFQVQDKPFQFNNSTIEQLKKKPVTVQ from the coding sequence ATGTCGCGATCCAGATTTGGAATCACAATGTTTGTTTGGGCAGCCGCTGCGATGCTGCTATGTACTCCACAGGGGTATGCCGAGAACTCCGTTCCGGAAATTTCAAACATTGGCCAGATCCTCAGTTACCGAAACACTGCAGGTGAACAGTATTACGCCCTGCGATTCAAAGCCGATCGTCTGCCGGCCTCCAGTCATGCTGGTGAGCAGATTGCGGTTTTGTTCGATACCTCAGCCAGTCAGGTCGGGGAACATCGTGTTCAGGCTCTGGATGTACTGAAAGCCTTTCTGACCGAGCTCCCCAACGACGCGACTGTCGCCATTTATGCAGCGGACGTGCAATGTACTCCTTTCGTGAGCGAATTTGTGCGTCCTCAGAGCCGTGAAGCGAAACTGGCCGTTGAATCATTGGCCACCCGGGCTCCACTGGGGGCAACCAACCTCGGTCAGGCCCTCAAAACCGCTTTCCAGGGGCTGCAGAATGCACAGCCTCGCTCCATCGTCTACATTGGCGATGGCATGAGTTCTGCCCGTCTGATTTCTCTCCCGGAAATGGCACAACTCACCCAACAATTTGCAAGCAATCACATTCCCGTACATAGCTACGGCGTGGGTCCTCGCAAGGACCTGCAGATGCTGGATACACTGGCCGTTTACACCGGCGGTATTGTCCTGACCGACCTGGCCGAAGGAAAACAGGATCTGCCAACCATCGTCGGCAAAGAACTGGCCCAGGCCGTACAGGCTCCAGTATTCTATCCGGAATCAATTCGAGTCTCTGACAAACAACTGCACCTCAACACAACGCGTGCTCTGCCTGTCCGCTCAGATCGTGAGACCATCTACCTGGCTCGCGGCGAGATGAACGGCAAGCTGACTGTTGAATTGAGCAATCGTCAGCTCGAAGGTATCTGGAAATTCAACGTACCCGCATCACAGGCCGTCAACAGTTTCCTCGCAGTTCCCTGGGTGAATTATCAGTCAGGTCAGGAACTGGGAGTTGCTTACGCTGGCCAGCGGATGATGAATCTGGCCCGTACCTCACATGAAGAACACATGGCTCAACTGGAATTCGCCGGGACTCAGGCGATCCGTAGCGGAAACATGGAACAGGCTGCTCGTCTTGGTAACATGCTGCAGCAGTTTGATCCCGGCAACTCCCGTGCTGACTCCCTGTTGAAGCTCTCTCAGAAATTCCAGAACGATCAACTGGCCCAGGCTGATACAAAACAGCCTGCCGGTAACGCTCCTGCACCAGCGACTCAGAAAGCGGATCCTCAGCCGCCAATCGATGACGCCATCAGCAAAGTAGAGCAGCTTCGTCAGATCAAGGGAGCCCAGATGAAAATCGAGGTTTCCAATGCCATCGAAGAGGCACGTCAGATCTCCACCGATAATCCGGATGGTGCTCTGGGAGTTCTGAAACGATCACTGAATTTCCTGAAATCAACCTCTGATATTGATATCGATCTTCGTCAGCAGCTGGAACGTCGCCTGAATAACATGATGGTCGATGTCCGCAGCCAGATGGAAGTCGCTGAAACACGCAGAATTCGCCAGCAGCAGCAGATTGCTCAGCTGGAACAGCAGAAACGTCTGGTCGACCAGGTTCTGCTGGAAGATGAAAAACTGGAGCAGCTGATCGACCGCGTGCGTTCGCTGATTCAGGACGGTAAGCATGGTAACAGTGACGCCTACGAAGAGGCAGAAGCTGTCTCCCGTGTTGCTGTGAATATGGAACCGGGTAACGGTCCTGCAACAGCAGCCCTGTTTACATCAGAAGCTGCAGGACAGCTGGATAAAGTCTTCCGCATGCGTTCGCTGCGAGCTGACCGCTTTCTGGAAACGTTGTACCAGGTTGAGCTTTCACACGTTCCGTTCCCGGATGAACCTCCGATTCGCTGGCCATCCGCTCCGGTCTGGACCAGCCTGACAGAGCGTCGTAAGAAATGGGCCGCAGTTGACCTGCATCAGAACAGCCCTGCTGAACAGCGTATCTTTGAAGAACTGCAAAAAGAAACGGAAGCCAACTTCCCCGACATCCCACTGTCTGAAGTAATGACTTACTTCTCGGAACTGCACAACATCACGATCCTGATTAACTCGAATGACCTGGGTGAAGATGGTTTGACAGTTGATGAGCCGGTCAACGTTTCGCTGAGTGGTATCAAACTGAAGAGTGCCTTGAACATTATTCTCAAGCCCATCGGTCTGACTTATGTCATCGAAGACGAAGTGATGAAAATCACTACGAGTGCCAAGGCTGAGGAAATCTACAGCACCCGGGTTTATCCGGTCGCTGACCTGGTAATCTCAGTCTCGACACAGCAATCATCAGTCGGTAGCAGCCAGGGTGGCTTTGGTGGCCAGCAGGGCGGCCTCGGTGGTGGTCAAGGTGGACTTGGTGGTGGTGGTGGCTTTGGTGGTGGCGGCCAAGGTGGCTTCGGCGGCGGTGGCGGTGGTGGTCAGGGCTTCTTCAATGTTGCTCCTGAGATGCTGATGATGAACAGCGCTCCTCCACAGAAAGCCAAAGCGAAAGCTGCTCCCCAGGGAAAAGCTGCAGCTCAGAAACCAGAAATTAAACCAATTCAGGATGGAGAAATGAAAGCCATTCTGGATGGGATTCTGGGAGAAACTGAAACCAATTCCAAGCCGGCACAGTTCCAGGTTCAGGACAAGCCTTTTCAGTTCAATAACAGCACCATCGAACAACTCAAAAAAAAACCAGTAACGGTGCAGTAA
- the tsaD gene encoding tRNA (adenosine(37)-N6)-threonylcarbamoyltransferase complex transferase subunit TsaD produces the protein MSPTDEYLLAIESSCDETAAAVITRDMRILSNVVSSQTDLHEKFGGVVPEIASRAHLERILPVIDDALKQAGIELQQLTAIAVATEPGLVGSLLIGLTAAKTLAMTLDLPLIAVNHIEGHLFACQMQEDRPLFPAIGLVVSGGHTNLYHCSETFEFDLIGATIDDAAGEAFDKVAKILGLSYPGGPSIQNAATHGDPRAFKFPRTFLKDPELRFSFSGLKTAVLYAAQGNPGAKQQPPPLDDQRIADLAASFQETVVDVLVGKCRQAIERYNYSTLCVGGGVAANRLLRERLAEMTEQAGIHLSVAPPDLCTDNAAMAAIAWHHLDQGRIADLDLDVTPGLVR, from the coding sequence ATGAGCCCCACCGACGAATATCTTCTGGCAATCGAATCTTCATGCGATGAGACTGCAGCTGCTGTCATTACCCGCGACATGCGGATTCTCTCCAATGTCGTTTCCTCTCAAACCGATCTTCATGAAAAGTTTGGGGGCGTGGTGCCGGAAATCGCCTCTCGAGCGCATCTGGAACGAATTCTTCCTGTGATCGATGATGCCCTGAAGCAGGCTGGAATCGAGTTGCAGCAGTTAACCGCAATTGCCGTCGCGACCGAACCGGGGCTCGTCGGCTCTCTGCTGATTGGCCTGACCGCGGCCAAAACACTGGCTATGACACTCGATTTACCCCTGATTGCCGTGAATCATATTGAAGGGCATCTCTTTGCCTGCCAGATGCAGGAAGACCGCCCGCTGTTCCCAGCGATCGGCCTGGTAGTCAGCGGTGGACACACCAATCTGTATCACTGCTCGGAAACATTCGAATTTGATCTGATTGGTGCCACCATCGACGATGCCGCTGGTGAGGCGTTCGATAAAGTAGCAAAAATCCTGGGGCTTTCTTACCCGGGCGGTCCGTCTATTCAGAACGCAGCCACACACGGTGATCCGCGCGCGTTCAAATTCCCCCGCACGTTTCTCAAAGACCCGGAACTGCGTTTCAGCTTCAGCGGTTTAAAAACGGCGGTGCTGTATGCGGCACAGGGAAATCCAGGAGCGAAACAGCAGCCACCACCACTGGATGATCAACGGATTGCCGATCTGGCTGCCAGCTTTCAGGAAACCGTGGTTGATGTGCTGGTCGGTAAATGTCGGCAGGCAATCGAACGCTACAACTATTCTACACTCTGTGTAGGAGGGGGCGTGGCTGCTAATCGCCTCCTGCGTGAGAGGCTGGCTGAAATGACAGAGCAGGCAGGAATCCACCTCAGCGTGGCTCCTCCCGATTTATGCACCGACAATGCTGCCATGGCTGCGATCGCCTGGCATCACCTCGATCAGGGACGCATTGCAGATCTTGACCTGGATGTCACTCCAGGGCTGGTTCGTTAA
- a CDS encoding tetratricopeptide repeat protein, with protein MIAAINAALIHNQSQPWMYDVLALTMEIVGRPQPEIERVLLSRIDFSAADVPSMVYSAAYLTRFKADQQALKLYQQAANLQPDRPEPYIMGLRLAEKLKDPEGILWAASGILTHVWIKDYDQWHEKALNALANLEQSLKQAGRKAEAERVQVARRKALERDLKLELTWNGDGDLDLIVEEPRGTVCSFESPLTAGGGVLLNDGYGPKQENCHEDYLCAHGFPGTYVVRVRYVSGDIVGQRAKLKITRYQGSDHPVVQTMIVPLTREDRIIRIDLEKGRRNRKSEVPQNSQKNSSLQPASGRFISSRPAINGSRESLQSFRVSRQAGISTGRQVPLVTGVQNVGGVAYQPVIRVVPEGISLTGAAVVSPDRRYVRISVSPQFTNVTDIFTFSFLQP; from the coding sequence GTGATCGCAGCCATCAATGCCGCATTGATTCATAATCAGTCACAACCCTGGATGTACGATGTCCTCGCACTGACGATGGAAATTGTCGGGCGACCGCAACCTGAGATCGAACGGGTTCTGCTTTCCCGTATCGATTTTTCTGCCGCTGACGTCCCCAGCATGGTCTATTCGGCCGCCTATCTGACTCGCTTTAAAGCGGACCAGCAGGCACTCAAGCTGTACCAGCAGGCCGCAAATTTACAGCCAGACCGCCCCGAGCCTTACATCATGGGATTACGTCTGGCTGAGAAGCTCAAGGATCCGGAAGGCATTCTCTGGGCAGCCTCAGGAATTCTGACACATGTCTGGATTAAGGATTATGACCAGTGGCATGAAAAAGCCTTGAACGCTCTGGCTAATCTGGAGCAGTCGTTAAAGCAGGCCGGTCGCAAGGCAGAGGCAGAACGGGTGCAGGTGGCCCGCAGAAAGGCTCTGGAGAGAGACCTCAAGCTGGAACTTACCTGGAATGGCGATGGTGATCTGGACCTGATTGTGGAAGAGCCTCGGGGCACTGTCTGCTCGTTTGAGTCACCATTGACGGCAGGGGGAGGCGTGCTCCTGAATGATGGCTATGGACCCAAGCAGGAGAATTGCCACGAAGACTATCTATGTGCACATGGCTTTCCAGGAACCTATGTAGTGCGCGTGCGTTATGTCTCCGGCGATATTGTCGGTCAGCGGGCCAAGCTGAAGATAACCCGCTACCAGGGCTCGGACCACCCTGTTGTGCAAACGATGATTGTTCCCCTGACCCGCGAAGATCGAATCATTCGCATCGACCTGGAGAAGGGGCGTCGTAATCGGAAATCAGAAGTGCCTCAGAATTCACAGAAAAACAGCAGCCTGCAGCCTGCCTCCGGGCGGTTTATTTCCTCTCGACCAGCCATCAATGGAAGCCGGGAATCCTTGCAGAGCTTTCGAGTATCTCGCCAGGCAGGCATCTCGACGGGACGACAGGTCCCTCTGGTAACGGGAGTGCAGAATGTGGGCGGAGTTGCCTATCAGCCTGTGATTCGTGTCGTACCTGAAGGTATCAGCTTGACGGGAGCTGCCGTCGTCTCACCAGACAGACGCTACGTCAGGATTTCCGTTTCGCCACAGTTCACGAATGTTACCGATATTTTCACTTTCAGTTTTCTGCAGCCCTGA
- a CDS encoding S41 family peptidase, producing MPKFRLISLCLLLALMVSSPFQSLSYADEKEKEKDEDYYQMMKLFADTYEQIERNYVKDIDRRVLLEAAIRGMVQELDQYSSYISPDDLSRFNQVVEQEFGGIGIQVHIDDQNNRLTVMTPLPGTPAYKAGIRAGDIIDSIEGKSTKGFTLSQAIKILKGREGEKVKMSVIHRGTDKVIPVTVEREIIHVATVLGDTYKDDDAWDYMYDKKAKIGYIRLTHFSRHSAEELRSAIEDLRKQGMKGLILDLRFNPGGLLSQATEISDMFIESGKIVSTEGRNSRNRKWEATSKGTFKDFPMAILVNRYSASASEIVSACLQDHKRAVIIGERTWGKGSVQNVIELEEGDSALKLTTASYHRPSGKNIHRFPGAKDTDVWGVTPDEGYRLRLTDDELEALGEYRRKRDILDHTAKLDTEFKDKQLDLALDYIKEQLSGKNKPADKDADKKAEKKPEAKEEKPAKKAAAAPGPAGNTLVIRTT from the coding sequence ATGCCAAAATTCCGCTTGATCAGTTTGTGCCTCTTACTTGCTCTGATGGTCTCGTCCCCTTTCCAGTCCCTCTCTTACGCAGATGAAAAAGAGAAGGAAAAGGACGAAGATTACTACCAGATGATGAAGCTGTTTGCAGACACTTACGAGCAGATTGAACGTAATTATGTGAAAGACATTGACCGCAGGGTGCTCCTCGAAGCGGCCATTCGAGGTATGGTTCAGGAACTGGATCAATACTCCAGCTACATCAGCCCCGATGATCTCTCCCGCTTCAATCAGGTGGTCGAGCAGGAGTTCGGCGGGATCGGCATCCAGGTGCACATTGACGATCAGAACAACCGACTGACCGTGATGACTCCGCTGCCTGGCACCCCCGCTTACAAAGCCGGGATTCGGGCCGGCGACATCATCGATTCGATTGAAGGTAAGTCCACCAAGGGTTTCACACTCTCCCAGGCGATCAAAATTCTCAAAGGTCGCGAAGGGGAAAAGGTAAAGATGTCCGTAATTCATAGAGGCACCGACAAAGTAATTCCCGTGACAGTGGAACGGGAAATCATTCATGTCGCTACTGTCCTGGGGGATACCTACAAAGACGATGACGCCTGGGATTATATGTATGACAAGAAAGCCAAAATTGGTTACATCAGACTCACTCACTTCAGCCGTCATAGTGCAGAAGAACTGCGGTCTGCCATCGAAGATCTGCGCAAGCAGGGTATGAAAGGCCTAATCCTAGATCTGCGTTTCAATCCGGGCGGTCTGCTTTCGCAGGCGACTGAAATCTCGGACATGTTCATCGAGTCCGGTAAAATTGTCAGTACGGAAGGCCGCAACAGCCGGAACCGGAAATGGGAAGCCACCTCTAAGGGAACTTTCAAAGACTTTCCAATGGCGATTCTGGTGAATCGCTATTCTGCCTCAGCCAGTGAAATCGTTTCGGCCTGTTTGCAGGACCACAAACGTGCTGTGATCATTGGTGAGCGTACCTGGGGTAAAGGCAGCGTTCAGAACGTCATCGAACTTGAAGAGGGCGACAGTGCTCTGAAATTGACTACCGCCAGCTACCATCGTCCCAGTGGGAAGAACATTCACCGTTTTCCAGGAGCCAAAGATACCGATGTCTGGGGAGTGACTCCGGACGAAGGTTATCGCCTGCGACTGACCGATGATGAGCTGGAAGCGCTGGGTGAATACCGCCGCAAACGGGATATTCTGGATCACACTGCTAAACTGGATACCGAATTCAAAGACAAGCAGCTGGACCTGGCGCTGGACTACATCAAGGAGCAGCTGAGCGGTAAAAATAAACCAGCTGACAAGGACGCCGACAAAAAGGCTGAAAAGAAACCGGAAGCCAAAGAAGAGAAGCCGGCCAAAAAAGCAGCTGCCGCTCCCGGGCCGGCAGGAAATACGCTGGTCATCCGGACCACCTGA
- a CDS encoding Hpt domain-containing protein translates to MLDALENAPVRSAFCDDEDFQELIEMFIDGIAEKQQILNQASITDQREEIQVLAHQLKGSGAGYGFDELSRIAAELEQACKTGDPVMIVQHKELLSHYLGRIVL, encoded by the coding sequence ATGTTAGACGCTTTAGAAAATGCCCCTGTTCGCTCCGCGTTTTGTGATGATGAGGATTTCCAGGAACTGATCGAGATGTTTATTGATGGCATCGCTGAGAAACAGCAGATTCTCAATCAGGCCAGCATTACCGATCAGCGGGAGGAGATCCAGGTCTTGGCGCATCAGTTGAAAGGTTCGGGAGCCGGTTACGGATTCGACGAACTGTCCCGCATTGCAGCGGAACTGGAGCAGGCCTGCAAAACTGGAGATCCGGTCATGATCGTCCAGCACAAGGAGCTGCTCTCGCATTATTTAGGTCGAATTGTACTCTGA